aagtcaagaaattcaagaaaataaaaaattcaagaaagtcaagaaagtcaggaaagtcaagaaagtcaagaaagtcaagaaagtcaagaaagtcaagaaagtcaagaaagtcaagaaagtcaagaaagtcaagaaagtcaagaaagtcaaaaaagtcaagaaagtcaagaaagtcaagaaagtcaataaagtcaaggaagtcaagaaagtcaagaaagcgaagaaagtcaagaaagtcaagaaagtcaagaaagtcaggaaagtcaagaaagtcaagaaagtcaagaaagtcaagaaagtcaagaaagtcaagaaagtcaagaaagtcaagaaagtcaagaaagtcaagaaagtcaagaaagtcaagaaagtcaagaaggTCAAGAAAGTCGAgaaagtcaagaatgtcaagaaagtcaagaaagtcaaggaaGTCAAAAAggtcaagaaattcaagaaagtcaaaaattcaagaaagtcaagaaagtcaagaaagtcaagaaagtcaaaaaagtcagaaattcaagaaagtcaagaaagtcaagaaagtcaagaaagtcaagaaagtcaagaaagtcaagaaagtcaagaaagtcaagaaagtcaagaaagtcaagaaagtcaagaaagtcaagaaagtcaagaaagtcaagaaagtcaagaaagtcaagaaagtcaagaaagtcaagaaagtcaagaaagtcaagaaagtcaagaaagtcaagaaagtcaagaaagtcaagaaagtcaagaaagtcaagaaagtcaagaaagtcaagaaagtcaagaaagtcaagaaagtcaagaaagtcaagaaagtcaagaaagtaaagaAACTCAAGAAAgttaagaaagtcaagaaagtcaatatagtcaaaatattttagaaaattaaaaaaaattaagaaaagcaaggtcaaaatggtcaaaacagTGAAGAATGACAACGAAGTCAAAAATCCAGAATGTCAAGAAATTCACAGAGATAACAAAATCAATGACAAATTCGATCTCCGTTTCAAAGGAGTTCAAGTTAATACTTTAAAACTTTCCATTGgagtgaaattttaagaaaataggaACGGCGTTTTCCCGAAATCTTCTACCAAATAAAATAGTGTGGGGTGATGTTCACTGAACATTGTTCAGTCCCATTAGCTCGTCTAAACGATGATGACGGTTCCTGTTTCTGTTGTTGCAGCAGTAGCCAGTTTTTGATGGTTCCCGGTTAAGAGCTATCGAAATTGCGCTCCTCCGCGCCGCCCGGTGCAATTTAATTAAATGTGAAAGCAcgttgttttaaagttttcacaCTGAAATGCATTTAAATTTAATCCGCCTGACAGTGGCTGTCAGGTTgagtttcattaaaattttccatgGGTTCACTTCAAACTGGGTAGGTGGTACCTACTAGTTACTTTGTTGTTGTACTTTTTTCGGGATAATCAAGCTCCTGGAGTAGAATAGAGCACGAAAGTTTTGAGCGAGCCTTTTTGTCAGAGTCTAGCCAGCTTAAAAATGAGCTGAACAGGAGTGAGATCCGGGTAAGTGCTATGGTGAAATCTGAAAGATATTCTGTCTTGCTGATTTGAGACTAATTGAATTTAAACAAGTTTCAATCCATTGATCGTTTGCTAGCTGCAGTATTGTGTGGGACCATTTAAGAATTTTGGAACAGCAATGTAAAGTAAAAAATGACATTCCTGAAAGTTTACAACGCTAAGAAGACTTTCCTTTTCAAAATacttaaacgaaaaaaaagttccattgaaggtctttattgttgttttattgttttttttattattgaaaatacatttttaagtcaGATGAACCGTTTCATTTTATCATGAATTCTTATTATCAATTTTCAGAAGTAGACGGCATTGAGAATATTTCATTGAAACCTACTTTTAACAAAGTTATGGATAAAGAATGCGATTGAATTGTATACAATAAATGTATTggtttggcaaaaaagtaacAACTTATTGTAGAGCGTTTTATTGATCCTTTCTTTAAATATACTTGTATTTTAAATTCGGCTATTGGGGTagaattgaaatgcaacattgtTTCGCATAATGTTATTTAGAATATATGCCTTCTATGCAAATCATATataaaatagttattttatTCTGAAAGTAATTTAATTCCGATCATGGTAGATTACGATCCACAAAATATTATTTGTATTATTGTAATAAgcacacaaaaaataaaaggcAATAAGATTATACTTATTCATTGAAAAACATAAGTTGACCTCTTCGTAGACCGCAAATACCCTGCTTTGTCAGAAAAAtgtattattgattttcgaattCAAAGCACAAATGTCACGAAGATGGTAAAACGGCTATATTCTtaacaaaagaaataaaaataaataatcgatTAACAATAAATCTTCCGAAATGTGAtgcaaattatcattttataacaCAAGTTTActagtttaattattttttttttgaaaatcgtgaGACCCAGCTCGAGGAGTCTCTTGCCTTTCAGCTTGATGACGGGATTTCTTCTAGTTACAGCTCTCGAAGTATGTGAATTACTCGattaattttctctttcttGCAAAAAGAACAAATCTCGACTTCTGTCAATGAATACATTTATGATTCGAAAAATCGGTGGAAAAACCTTAAAGTGGTCTCTCAAAATCCGTGCTAAAATTAATTAAGCAACACTCAACCACACCCCTATAGCGTTCACACCCCACAGTGTGCTTATTATTTCGTTAGGGTGAACTGACAGCTGCTGTTGAAGTTTATCCTATCCAAAATATGTACAAGGGTTTTAGGTTCgacttacattttcaaaacccCACATGGACGTGAGCAGAAAGTTCtaggtttgaaatttttccttcGAGGACCTGTCACTCACAGAGCATTCAGCTCGGTTCCTACCTAtagtttttaacgaaaaataccTCCCAAGTGCGTTGGTTGATTTGACGTTTGTTGTTAAAAGCAATTATTCCTGGATGGAAAACGTACAAACTTCAGTTGAATGAAGGTTCTCGGTCTAGAGCAAGTTTTCTTTCGGTTTCACTATCGATTTCGGTTCCCCATGGGCCGAGGCAGTAAATGTGGAGAAACGAGTAATTCTAACTCTTCCCCTCCAGGCTATAAATCACGTTAATTTGCCTTGGCATTGAAATCGAGCCCTTCGGCAGACAACAGCTGCCATATTTCAAAATTACGTTTTGAAGCACTTTTAAACACTTCAActctttttctatattttaattttttttaaatatttatttatttctgcaAGTTGTGAAACTTTTTCTACtttttaaaatgtataaaaaaaatttattctcgttaatgattttataaaatatgcactatttttttttttaaataaaaaggaaattatAGActgttcaatttcttttattaaaGCTTAATCGAACTTGCAAGTAAAACACCACATTTTAACTTCTTAGCGTTACCACCCCTTCCACCGGAAACTCGAAAAATCGATTCCCCGACGGGTTCGATAGCAAGAAGCcaaggaaaagaaaaagttatttccgCCTTTCACATTTCATTAGcggcttttcaaaaattttcaaattcgacTGGCTGCCATACTGTAGGCATACCCAGTTCCTACCTATTGTTCGTTCGGGAAACATTTTATGATTGCTGCCAACAAAATTTCCGTTAGGAAAAGAGAAATCTTTTACTTCGACTGACAGCCCGTCATGCTCAAGTGTGAGCTTGTTGATATGTCTATTAAAGGAAAAGAATTTTCCTCAAAGGAGCATTTTCGTTCTTAAACGTTAAtgacttagttgaaaaaaagaaattttactgACTTAGTAAGGTAACTTGTAACCATAACGTGGCTGTCatttaaattcgaaataaattgaatacagagtttagagtaaaaaaaaacaaataatgaagTAGAAACGCAGCGAtagaaaattcaggaaaatcaagaaggcggaaaaatcaaaatggtcaaaaaagtTCAGTTAGACAAGACAATTTAGAAAGCTAAATGCAAAGAATATTCAAACGGTCCAGAGAGTGAAATCACTGAATTTCTCGACATTCCTATCtttcataactttcttgttaatCTAGACTTCTCGACTATATTgactttcttaaattttattacttttatgAGTTTCTTGACTTCGTAGACTTTCTTGACTGTTCTTGCCCTTTTTGATAACCTCGACTTGACTTTTTTGGAATTCGTGACTATCtaaattttcttgactttctagattttctagatttttttgattttcttgattttattgattttcttgactttcttgattttctcgattttcttgatattcaagattttcttgactttcttgattttcttgattttcttgattttcttgaatttcttgattttcttaattttcttgatgtttttgattttcttgattttcttgattttcttgactttcttgattttcttaattttcttgatttccttgattttcttgattttcttgattttcttgattttcttgattttcttgattttcttgattttcttgattttcttgattttcttgattttcttgattttcttgattttcttgattttcttgattttcttgattttcttgattttcttgattttcttgattttcttgactttcttgattttctagattttcttgattttcttgattttcttgattttcttgattttcttgattttcttgattttctagactttcttgattttcgtgattttcttgattttcttgattttcttgattttcttgattttcatgattttcttgattttctagattttcttgattttcttgattttcttgatttttatgattttcttgatttttttgattttcttgattttctagattttctagattttcttgattttcttgattttcttgattttcttgattttcttgattttcttgattttcttgattttcttgattttcttgattttcttgattttcttgattttcttgattttcttgattttcctcattttcttcattttcttcattttcttcattttcttcattttcttgattttcttgattttcttgattttattgattttcttgtatttcctgattttctttattttttttgattttcttgattttcttgattttctcgattttttttattttattgatattcttgcttttcttgactttctggattttcttggttttctgattttttttttattttcttgattttcttgatattttgattttcttaattttcttgcttttcttgattttttgattttcttgattttcttgattttcttgatttttcttggttttcttgattttctttattttcatgattttcttgatctccttgattttctacattttcttaattttcttttctggattttctggattttcttgattttcctgattttcttgattttcttgattttttttaattttcttgattttcttgattttcttgattttcgtgattttctggattttcttgattttcttgattttcttgattttcttgattttcttgattttcttgattttcttgattttcttgattttcttgattttcttgattttcttgattttcttgattttcttgattttcttgattttcttgattttcttgattttcttgattttcttgattttcttgattttcttgattttcttgatttccttgattttctttattttcgtgattttctttatttcttgattttcttgattttctgtgttttctTGACATATTGACTTTCTCAATTTTCTTGACCTTTTTGACTtagagagaagcagcaaatattgtcgctggctgGATGGTCGAATAAAGTGTTGAATATAGTCCAATTTGTATActtcttatcgcttaagccagaagttcAAAATTGGTATTCAAATTGCCTCAACctaccaaaaatgctgtttttttttaatttcatgcgAAGGTTCTGTAATGTAAATGAAACGTATAGCAAGTTTGTTGAGAAGTATACctataaatatttttgctaCAAATTTATAAGACAATTATATTAAGCACATCTGTTGGTTCTTAACCCGTTGAATGTAGAAAAAAGACATCATataatgacgaaaataaccgactcaaataaataaatttacaaaatttttcttaaCAGGCGTCATCGGTCTTTTAGaaaatcgttttatttttaatttcagaacACTATGgagcatttcaaaaatatataaattttcatgacaTAGTAATCATTAGCTTCAAATTCAACTATTTTCcgccaaaaaaatttattgttttttgacAGATAAAACGATAGATTAGCACAAGTTGTATGGAGAGCACCAGTCGAAATCGCCTAACAAACGGGCGAAAAAACAATGGTTCACTGCACTTTAtagcataaaaaatttttaatgtgacCATTCTTTTTTATGTATGTTCTTCCAAAAACAAATCATATCAACATTTTGTACAGTTATTTTGTAACAAAGACCTCTTGTGACAAGTCTTATAAAGCAAGATCTGAGCAACAACGATAAATCGTTGATTGGTTATTTTGGAGAGTGTTATAAATGACGATATATTGTCGTTCGGgttcaaaaactaaaacagcaacATGGATAAGCAAGTAAGCAAACTCaacatttttcttcttgatagttttattgaaagaaaacttcttaaatttcaattgttttaacGTTCAGCTGCACTAAATCTTTCCTTAAgagcttttttaaaaattttccctgATGCCGTCAGCGGCATTTCACTAAGAAAACGAACTCCACCTCGCAACCGTTTGTGGTCCGGTACCTGACTGTGTACTGTTTGTAAAATATCGTTCTCGGACAGGGAACTTCCGCTTGATTTTGTAACTACTGCGGTAATCAAGTCCTGGCCACCTTCCGGATCTGGCAACCCGATTACGGCGACTTGTTTCACGGATGGTATTTGAGATATGATATTTTCTAATTCGCCGGGATAAACGTGGAAATTGTATTTGATTATTTCTTTTATCCTGTCAACCACGAACAAATATCCCTCGTTGTCGAAATACGCCAGATCACCGGTATGCATCCAACCgtctttttcaaatgttttttggtTCGCGTCTTCGTTGTTGTAGAATCCTAACATTGGAACGGAGAGTTTTAGCACCAACTCTCCGATTTCTCCTACACCAAGGGAGTTTCCTTCGCTGTCTACGATTTTTGCACTTTTATGGTTCATAAGAATTCCATTCGAAAGTGGTTTCCGTTTCAGATAGTCATTTGCAATATTCGAGATTTCTGACATTCCAAAAATGTTGTAGGATCGACCGTTTGGAAGGAGGGCGTCTATCGAATCACGAAGCTTTTCGGAGACAAATTCTCCTCCAACCATCCAGCTTTTCATTTTTGACCAACCGGTTGTTTTGGTTCGAGGATCGTTCAACACACAGGCCGCTTGTGGgggtgttgtaaaaaaatacccaATAGGGTATCGATCCATGAGTTCGTAGAATATTTCGGCATTTATTGGTTTCCGAGTAAATACTCGAGGTATTCCAATTACCATCGGTTTTAGGTGCTCATTCAGTCCAGAAATCCAGTTGATGTACGTAAAACCCAGAATATAAACTTCATCGGGGGCTGTTCTGTAGCCAGCAAACATGATTAGGACTTGCGCATGCGAATACGCTACAGCCTTAGATTCGCCAGTGCTGCCAGACGAGGTTGCGATGAATGCTATCTGTTCGTGAGAGTTTCCAAGGTATGGTGGCCTGAAAAGTGTCTCAACTCCAGTTTCGGCCAACAATTCATTGGTATTAAGAACATTATTCATAACCGTATCGAGGACGTAAACTTTCGTATTCACACCCACTGTTAGTCCAACAGCTTTCTTGATCAACTCATAGTTAGACTCTTGACATATCACCAGAGTAGGTTTCGACATCTTGAACATACGCACCGCATCTTCAAACTCATAGTTCGGTGGAATCCCATTAAAAGGCATCCCGACAAAAAGTAATCCCAACACGATGGGCGCCAAATTTTCACTATTTCCACTTGCCAACGTCACAACTTCACCCTTCCGATATCCCAAGGCGGTTAGATTTTGAGCCAATCTAATCGCTCTCAACCTCATCTCTCCCTGGGTCATTGTAGCCCCACTATCGGCATCGATTTGGAGCACTTTCGAAGGGTTCAACGCTAACAGATGGTACAATATCTGACCCACGCTGGCTTCCGGATTGAACAGCGGAGGATCGTGGCATCCTTTCCAAACACGAGCAACTGGATCGTAGCTGGCCATGGTAATCCGATTGGAGACGCActgaaacaaaacttaaaaatggtcTTCTCAGCCGTATTTATCAGCGTTTTGACCAGTTATCTAGCGTTTACTTACTTATCATGGTAGCATAAATTTTATCATGCGAGCACGCGACAGATCGGTTAAATTTGGGAATCTTCACCGTGGAAGAAGGCTGTTCAAGTCATGGTTATCTGGGCAAATGCAGATAGAGCAATAAGCGTCGACAACACATGAACCGGTGAACAAAGAAGATTCAGATTTGCCTTAATTAAAACGCTATCAACCAGCTTCAGAAGAGGCTTATACCGTAGTCTAACATAATTAtttgtgttcaaaattttcaagataacTGACCATGGCCAATGATCATGCAAAAACTTTTCATATTATCTGCTATTCTGTTAACAATGAATTTGATGTTTTATGATGGTTTGGAACCCCTCCCATTTTCTAGTGTGGTAAATGAAAGGGACGATGggagctttttttcaattttttacataactcgagaactagtCATGCAAATAGGACCAAATTTGGTATATAAGGGTATTTAGATAAgatgaatgtttctatgataaattGAATTTGTGGTTATACGATTATTTCACAAACCAATTTCCttccagtgagtaggtacacAGGCCGAATATTGTTAGCAAAAGTTTACAATTTCACTAACAACGTCAGCAAATGGTTTCTAATGTTTCTATTGTCCCTAGCGAGGAGGAAAGGAGCGggttccatataattttttttgtaaagctgAAACACTGTGTCTATAGAtaataaagttttctcccagaAGACCTTATTTGACGAAAATAAACATCGCTTATTTAAGCACCATTCAAAAGCTGGAACGTTTCCCTTTAatttaagccaaatttcaaaacaacccaTCAGAAGTCTcggacattttattttaagctttttCTACCTTTTAAATGGTTAATCaaggacaaaatcatactaatctgGTAAAATACTTGTCTTACTTTTAGCGTTATTCCATTTTATTATGTCTATAACATGATGTTATAGGAAAATTCCCTGAATACAAATTTGACacagacatcaaagtgataaaaGTTGAGAGAAAAGAGTAGTAACGTTGCAAACAGAAGtcgcaaaattttcatatgaaaaatctaataaaccTTCTCATTGCTGATTGTACCAAAACCCATAATAATCCTGACACTTAgtttattgattgtagagtgtttAAATGTTCATAACGGTTCAtttgcattaaaaaatcagccTTTTGTATGCATTTGATCCGCACAATGTGAAGCAAAGAGCacttctggggatttttttttatgaaaaagagTCTCCTGCTTTTCtcgaaaatttagttatttatatacactcaggtttttttttacgcggtatttcgtcccgcgtaaaaaaaaccccgcgtaaaaaaaaaccgcgttaattcgaaaatccgcgtaaaaaaaaaccgcgttaattcgaaaatccgcgtaaaaaaaaacctcgttaattcgaaaaaccgcgtaaaaaaactattttaattaaaaaattcgcgcgaaaaagcacgttactaaaaaaacgcgtaagaaccatgattatttgaaaatttgcgtacaatgatagtttatttttaagataaaaaacaaaatcaattagattaatggaatagtagaatatagtgaggcttatttgacagtgcggaattcagatcgtctgatgtctcatgtctcaggtctcatgtcttaggtcacATAtcccaggtctcatgtctcatgtctcatgtctcaggtctcatgtctcatgtctcatgtctcatgtctcaggtctcaagtctcaggtctcaggtctcatgtctcatgtctcaggtctcaggtctcaagtctcatgtctcatgtctcatgtctcatgtctcatgtctcaggtctcatgtctcatgtctcatgtctcatgtctcatgtctcatgtctcatgtctcatgtctcatgtctcatgtctcaggtctcatgtctcaggtctcatgtctcatgtcacaggtctcatgtctcaggtctcatatctcaggtctcatgtttcatgtctctggtctcatgtctcatgtctcatgtctcaggtctcagatctcaggtctcaggtctcaggtctcaagtctcaggtctcaggtctcagataccatgtatcacgttcttagtctcagagctaagatattcccaactacaaaaagattctaagtgttttcctttgaaaaagtcttagaatattttctctcaaaaaccgcgttaattcgaaaatccgcgtaaaaaagccgcgtaaaaaaaaccgtgtaaaaaaaccgcgtaaaaaaaaacctcagtgtattgaGCAAAGCTAGGGTTACGacatttatgaatatttatttgaGACATGGAATCTAATTGGACTACCTACTTACATTCAAGcccgaattttaaaaaaatccacgtggatatcagaacaaaatattattgttgaaaattttccatccTTTTTGATGATATTTGAAGATGTATTGACGGTGttcataattttcacttaaattcaTTTGTTCATCCTTAGACATCGGTGCCACAAGGATAGTAAAGAGTCATATATAAATGGTAAAGTGTCCTAAATAAATCCAaatgaaaatcagctttttgtTCGTGTTTGATGGCATAGGTATGCATTTTAAGAGGCATTCgtggattttaaaaatgtaagttAACacacttttacagaaaattcaaTATTGTTAATTTTCGTCGAAAGTACACCAACAGAACATAAtggtttgaattgattttttttttttcaaatggaaaaAAGTCTTCTTTGATGTCAACAATTTCAACTGGTTGattataaatatgttttaaaaatattttttcaattcacttttggTTGGTTAACTGGGCTCAAAGTCATCAGacttttttggagttttttaattttttttctacaagttttgcatttgttcaaattaacGAAAGTACATGTTCTTCAAATTTTCTGGGTGAAAATGAAAACGTGGGTTTTATCTAGTGGCGTTCTATATGGAATGCTGCAAACATTCATTTGTGGATTTCTGTACTTAGGGTTCACCCCTGGAATGTCATCATCttagcttaaggttgccagattgccgatattttattccaaatttgagaatagtccggcccggcccggttgtctggatttcattgaaaaatgcccggatttatcccggatttattcactttatttggcaaatttaaaaaaaaaaacaacaaacacctccaaaacaaaatattttgagcaaattttttaaaaataaacatgaaaggttttttggaagcctaaaatacggttcaaaatctatcaatgagctttgatgaaaaacttttttttcttgatttttgttgaggaatttctgagttttgggaaaatttgcACGGATATTTCCCGGGTTTATGGtcatcaatttgaaatcgaatgcacggattttgctaggtttttaaatcaaaatggtCCGGTTTGTCCGAAGTTTAATTGTAGTATGAAATGAATAAGAACATATTCCAGAAAAGAAGCggcatatttttcataaaaaaagcttattctcTTTACTTTAGAgaatcctgatcaaatttatgtGAAACACTGATTTTTAAATGTATATGAATCGATGATCATTTAAACACTCTGCAATCAATAACTAATGTGTCAGGATTTAATTTCTGGCCTTAGTGCAAACAGCGATGAGACATGTTCTAGACTTCCCGAGAGaagtaaataatttaaatcgTGATGTCATAAGCCGTGCctttgtttcattattttaattttaactgtTTTCTCGGAAAATGACCGGTTTTCGAACATGCCAAAAACAAGTCCTTGACATAACTGCTATTTTTAAAACCACTCATGAGTGTTTCAGTAGCCCAAAAGccaatttgattgaaaattatcgGTTTTGTCAAATTGTCCATTTTCCTAATTTACagaatgtttttgcatggttttccatttttataaaaaccacGACATTTATAAACGTACGCATCAATGGCAAGATTCATAATGattatagaaaataaaatttgttgatgAATTTGAATAC
This sequence is a window from Uranotaenia lowii strain MFRU-FL chromosome 3, ASM2978415v1, whole genome shotgun sequence. Protein-coding genes within it:
- the LOC129752330 gene encoding probable 4-coumarate--CoA ligase 1 → MASYDPVARVWKGCHDPPLFNPEASVGQILYHLLALNPSKVLQIDADSGATMTQGEMRLRAIRLAQNLTALGYRKGEVVTLASGNSENLAPIVLGLLFVGMPFNGIPPNYEFEDAVRMFKMSKPTLVICQESNYELIKKAVGLTVGVNTKVYVLDTVMNNVLNTNELLAETGVETLFRPPYLGNSHEQIAFIATSSGSTGESKAVAYSHAQVLIMFAGYRTAPDEVYILGFTYINWISGLNEHLKPMVIGIPRVFTRKPINAEIFYELMDRYPIGYFFTTPPQAACVLNDPRTKTTGWSKMKSWMVGGEFVSEKLRDSIDALLPNGRSYNIFGMSEISNIANDYLKRKPLSNGILMNHKSAKIVDSEGNSLGVGEIGELVLKLSVPMLGFYNNEDANQKTFEKDGWMHTGDLAYFDNEGYLFVVDRIKEIIKYNFHVYPGELENIISQIPSVKQVAVIGLPDPEGGQDLITAVVTKSSGSSLSENDILQTVHSQVPDHKRLRGGVRFLSEMPLTASGKIFKKALKERFSAAER